The Rattus rattus isolate New Zealand chromosome 1, Rrattus_CSIRO_v1, whole genome shotgun sequence genome includes a region encoding these proteins:
- the Pias4 gene encoding LOW QUALITY PROTEIN: E3 SUMO-protein ligase PIAS4 (The sequence of the model RefSeq protein was modified relative to this genomic sequence to represent the inferred CDS: inserted 3 bases in 2 codons): protein MAAELVEAKNMVMSFRVSDLQMLLGFVGRSKSGLKHELVTRALQLVQFDCSPELFKKIKELYETRYAKKSAEPGPQAPRPLDPLALHSMPRTPLSGPTVDYPVLYGKYLNGLGRLPTKALKPEVRLVKLPFFNMLDELLKPTELVPQSAEKLQESPCIFALTPRQVEMIRNSRELQPGVKAVQVVLRICYSDTSCPQEDQYPPNIAVKVNHSYCSVPGYYPSNKPGVEPKRPCRPINLTHLMYLSSATNRITVTWGNYGKSYSVALYLVRQLTSSDLLQRLKTIGVKHPELCKALVKEKLRLDPDSEIATTGVRVSLICPLVKMRLSVPCRAETCAHLQCFDAVFYLQMNEKKPTWMCPVCDKPAAYDQLIIDGLLSKILSECEDADEIEFLAEGSWRPIRAEKEPSCSPQGPILVLGTSDANGLAPASSTPGMGSGLGGPGGAGGGAGAAGGLENGKTGADVVDLTLDSCRPSEDEDEXEDGDEDDGEGPRPKRRXPVQKGLVPAC from the exons ATGGCGGCAGAGCTGGTGGAGGCCAAA AACATGGTGATGAGCTTCCGAGTGTCAGACCTGCAGATGCTGCTGGGCTTTGTAGGTCGTAGCAAGAGCGGGCTGAAGCATGAGCTGGTGACCAGGGCCTTGCAGCTGGTGCAGTTTGACTGTAGCCCGGAGCTTTTCAAGAAGATCAAAGAGCTGTATGAGACTCGCTATGCCAAGAAGAGCGCAGAGCCCGGCCCACAGGCGCCACGGCCTCTGGATCCCCTGGCACTACACTCCATGCCCAGGACTCCCCTGTCAGGACCCACCGTGGACTACCCCGTGCTGTACGGGAAGTACTTGAATGGACTGGGGCGCCTGCCCACCAAGGCCCTTAAGCCGGAAGTACGCCTGGTAAAGCTGCCTTTCTTCAACATGCTGGACGAGTTGCTGAAGCCCACTGAGCTGG TCCCACAGAGTGCTGAGAAGCTGCAAGAGAGCCCGTGCATCTTCGCGCTGACCCCTAGGCAGGTGGAGATGATCCGCAACTCCAG GGAGCTGCAGCCTGGAGTGAAAGCAGTGCAGGTGGTACTGAG GATCTGTTACTCTGACACCAGCTGTCCACAGGAGGACCAGTACCCACCCAACATCGCTGTGAAAGTCAACCACAGCTACTGTTCAGTGCCG GGCTACTATCCCTCCAACAAGCCTGGTGTGGAACCCAAGAGGCCCTGCCGCCCCATCAACCTTACCCACCTCATGTATCTGTCCTCGGCCACCAACCGCATTACTGTTACCTGGGGCAACTATGGCAAG AGCTACTCTGTGGCTTTGTACCTGGTTCGACAGCTGACCTCCTCAGACCTGCTACAGAGGTTGAAGACGATTGGGGTGAAGCATCCTGAGCTCTGCAAGGCTCTGG TCAAGGAGAAGCTTCGCCTAGACCCTGACAGCGAGATTGCTACTACCGGAGTGCGAGTGTCCCTCATCTGTCCA CTGGTGAAGATGCGGCTCTCGGTGCCCTGCCGTGCAGAGACCTGCGCACACCTGCAGTGCTTTGACGCCGTGTTCTACCTACAAATGAATGAGAAGAAGCCCACGTGGATGTGCCCTGTGTGTGACAAGCCCGCAGCTTATGACCAGCTCATCATAGATGG GCTGCTGTCGAAGATCTTGAGTGAGTGTGAGGACGCAGATGAGATTGAGTTCCTGGCGGAAGGTTCATGGCGCCCAATACGTGCAGAGAAGGAACCAAGCTGCAGCCCACAGGGCCCCATCCTGGTGCTAG GCACCTCGGACGCCAACGGGCTCGCACCAGCCTCCAGCACCCCGGGCATGGGAAGTGGCCTGGGTGGCCCAGGCGGCGCCggcggcggggcgggggcggcggGTGGCCTGGAGAACGGCAAGACAGGCGCAGACGTGGTGGACCTCACACTGGACAGCTGTCGGCCCTCAGAAGATGAGGATG GGGAGGACGGCGATGAGGACGATGGCGAGGGCCCCCGGCCGAAGCGCCG GCCCGTTCAGAAGGGACTGGTGCCCGCTTGCTGA